The genomic region AGTACCAAATCGCTGATGGGGATGCTATAGCTGTTATGATCTATGGTAgtgtgcgtcgactgcaaattaaaattttctacgtgcaaaacaaccaagaacatgctacgggagatggatcacggatcgttaccactagacgtgcaaTGCCGTGCaacggaagtagagttgaggcagcacGTTCCCGGAGTCACCTCGGGTTCccggagtcgtctcctccttgcCGGTCTTCCACACGTAGCCGACCTAATCCCGCGAACAGGTACGCCGGAGCAGTGCAAATGCACCGCCtataacggtatccgcgcgtgcaggaggaacttcgtgcggcggactgctaggtccgatcacacaaccagcggcgagtggaggtggctagttgcaacacGTGCAAAGCCCTAACGACGGCACAGAAGCGATCAACTCAATAAGTGTGCCGCACCTCTACTATttataggcatccgtcgcgggctcaacacttaggccttgcacggatcctaaagcccaaagtctactcggccGCGTTCCAAGTCCAACTctgatcacatccgaccagtgtccttcaaaccgacctcgtaggttccttcccttaagcgcgcgaccccttaggttcaagtcggcttggtcacagtttggatcacctccgacctgcacggttggtagcggcctctagcaaagcgtgccgaccaccaagcagactatgaagctggttaggcgaacttgtacaacgtgtcacacttctgttccctttgccacacgatatatgttgtagGGCTGAAGGCAAGactatcatccttgtgctagcccgacctctttctcgctctagtgataccgaccacaagctggattatctcataatccttgtcgtatggccatgcttatcctggtcggatcacacgatgGTCCCAGAAtatatctctcctgatcagagGGGACAAAtctcatcttgctcgaccatgtctcgcagcatcgGTCTGGACAaatccgaaacctacctttgtaactacccagtcacggagtagcgtttggtcgccccaaagcaagtctgtcaccatcccgaatACATGcgtaggacatagaacgtatgttgtattagagactcacatatgacagatcgctgtgtctcatagttgggtctgttcgAAGTCTTTGGGAGGATGCACGGTTGGAACCCATATGGTCACAGATTATGCTTTGTCTCGGAAGAGTAGATGGAGTTTCTTTTGATTTTCGTCGCTAGTCTGTTTCTAGATTGGATGATGTACATTTGTCGAAGTAATGTTACTCTTCCGCTGTAGCTGATGGGTTTTTGCATCCTTTAGATATGGTCATACGTCTAAGATGTAGGCCGATGGTTTCCCTTTCATGTTGCTGGATGTGGTGTTGCATCCATTAGCAGAAGAAAGTACCAGATATAATTCTGTGGTTTGGTGTATCCCTGACTCCAGTTTCTTTAACGAAATTCATCGAAAAAGGAATATATGTCGTACGTACGTGATGTTTTGAGTCGTCATGTGCTAGGGTTACGACTACGACTAGCTGACGGATGTGATTTGTTATTTCAAAAAGATACATCAGATCAGAACACCGCAGCACGTTCTTAGTCAGTGTAGCGGAGGTCACACACCAACCACCATTGGCCGGCAGATTCAGGCCAACAAAACCAATTTTCAAATGGTATAGGAGCAGCGCACTTGCACTCCACCGCTAACCTTCTTGTTGATTGTTATTTCGCCATGAGCTCTCGCGTGCGAGTTATCGACGTCACCCGTGTCCACCCTGCCCgtgccaccgccgccgatgacctcgAGCTCGCCTTCTTCGACATCGCGCAGATCGCCAAGATACCGATCCAGCGGCTCTTCTTCTTCGACGGTCCCGGCCTCCCGCCGTTCCCGTCCGTCATCAGGGCCCTCAGGTCCTCTCTCGCCGACACCCTCGCGTCTTCTTCCCGCTCGCCGGCGAGCTGGCCTTCCGCCCCTCCTCCGGCGCCGTCGTCGTTGACTGCTCCCAGGCCGCGGTCTCCTCCGGCGTCAGGTTCGTGGAGGCAGAGTACTTGGGCAGCGCCGACGACTTGCGCCGCCTGGCCCGCGAGGAGGACCATGACACCGAGGCGTTCTCGCAGCTTGTCCCTGACCTGGACGTGACGCAGCTGCCGGCTCGCGTTCTCTCCGTGCAGGTCACCAGGCCGGCCGCGGGCCACGGCGCCGTGGCGGTAGGGGTGACCATCCTGCACGCGgtcgccgacggccaggccgtgtGGCAGTTCATGCGGGCGTGGTCGACGGCGGCGCGGGAGAGGGAGGGCGCCGCCGCGGCAGGGGGGCTCGTGCCCACGCCGACGTTTGACCGGTCCCCGATCCTGCAGCACCCCATCGCCGCGGAGCTGTACCGAACGTTCTTGCGCTTCTTCGCGCCGGCGCTGCCTCTGGTCGGTAACCCGAAGATCTACGATTCGTTTTGCTTCCTTGGTCCCAATTCATTCAATTCGCATGCCCGAACAATTTGATGGCACAGCTCAGGTCACCATCCAGTTCCAGTACATCTTCCACGGTGGACACGGCGCCGCAGATCCGAAGGACCTTCGTGCTCACCGCCGACCGGATCCGGTCCCTCAAGCAGCAGCGCACTCCGCCAAGCGGAACTGCTGACCAGGGCCAGTCGCCGGCGAGCACCTACGTCGCTATCTTGTCCCTCGCGTGGGCGTCCCTGGTCCGCGCCAAGTCCATGGACCACGCGGACGACACCCACTTCCTTGTCGCCGCGGACTGCCGGCGCCGGCTGCGGCCGCCGCCGGGCGAGGGCTACTTCGGGAACTGCATCCGGCCGTGCTTCGCGAGGGCCAACGTGGGCGAGCTGTGCGGCCAGGGCGGGGTCGCGCGCGCGGCGGCGGCCATCCGGGAGCGCGTCCGCGAGGACCTGGAGCGGGCCTCGGACCCGCTGGAGTGGATGGAGCGCGTGCTGGATGTCGTCCGTGGCATCCCCAAGGAGAGGCTGACCTCGGTGGGGTCGTCGCACCGGTTCATGGCCTACTAGACGGACTTCGGGTGGGGCGCCCCGAGCCGCGTTGAGCTCGTCTCCATGTTCTCGGCGGAGCTGGTGACGCTGCTCGGAGCGAAGGAGGCCGGCGCCGTGCAGGTGTCCGTTGCGCTTCGCCGGCCTTTGATGGAGGCGTTCGCGGCCAACTTCCTTGCGCTGGCCGGGAGCAGCTAGCGACCATAGAATCTCTTTTTTTTTTTGGCTGCCAATTTGGCCAATGCTTCTTCTTTTCCTGCAGGAAATGAACCGATTTCCTTGAAATTCCCACGAAGTGTGTGTCAAATGTTCATCTAGAGCGTGTCAAATGTTTGGCCGTAAAAATAATAATGGGCTGGCTATTCGTAGGGGAAATTGACTATTTGTTTATCAAGTTCGGTGTACTTTGATTATAACCAGTGGCGGAGCTTGGAAGAAATCTTTGGAGAGGCGAAGCTGTAAAAAATAAATCAGTAAAACGAATACAACAAATTAAATTAGGCAAATATTGAGAAACTTTGAGTATGGTTTTCTCCTCCGACGTCTTAGTTGTATGGGATGTCAGATCTGAAGTTCGATGACGTGTCTTGGGTGTTGCTCTAGTCTGATTCGTTCAATGGCAATTGTTTCGTCTTtggcgagccaccttggaggtctcACAAAGCTGCATATAAGTGATGGAGCCGTGCCGAACTCGGGTgcggaggtgatccgtcatttttttcctttggtggttGCTGTGGTGGTGCAAGAGGCAGGTGAcggacgttggtgtcaagctcaaagGATTCTTCAACTTGTTTGTAATTTACTTATTGGCTGGTGTTCCTTTGTGCAAAGGCTAGCATTCTGCTCTCTTTTCAGTTTTGACAGGTCGGTATATACGTGACTTGTGCTATGATCCTTATAaatgagacacatattaccatgaaaaaaaacaTAATCAAAATTTTAAATTAGTATTGATCACATCTCTGTGTTATTAAAGACCCAACTATCTGGGAAATGTCAGGTTTGCAAGGTTCCCACGAATCCTTTTCCCCGGAGGGGAAACGATCGAGTCATTTGACTTTGCCTTCTCAATTGTGGATCCacaattttttttagttttatgtAGCATAGAAATCAACATATACCTcctttgtttctaaatataagcctttttataGATTTCATCATCAAAAAGTAACTTTGGTGGACATGAGCATTGGAGCCCTATATTTTGAATAGCGCCAAAATGATATTTTgatgtttcaaaaaaattcaaaaacaattccTCGGGTTCATATGGATGTACATGTGCAAATTCTGATGATGAAATAAGTAACCATGTGAGCTACACACAAATGacaaaatcatgattttggaaaggTGAACAGTGTATGTATTACTCACTATTTATATATCATCATTTTGTCTTTTTGCAGAGCTCACAATTTATTTATTTCATCACCAAACTTTACACGTGTGTAATATCCATCCATATAATCATGTATAGTTATTTTCGGGAGTTTTAAAAAATTTAAATGTGATTCTTAAACTATTTAAAATAAAGTCCTCCAATGCATCCATGTTCCAAAAATCCACTCTCTTTTAATATAAAAAAtcatgtagattcactcattttttattgtagattcactcattttgctccctgTGTAGTCCCTATTGGAATCTCAAAAGggtttatatttagaaatggagggagtattttttgaTATAAAAAGTGTAGATATATGAACATGTATGTAAGATAATTGAATTGAGGATCACGCATAGGGAAAATGATTTCCAATCTCAAGGGAAGATGGCATAATAAGGTGGAGAGGTCCAGTGGTGGACAAGTGATCAAGGAGATGAAGTCGTATCTCCAACGTTTTCAGGGGTTCAAGCTACAGTTTGTGAGAAGAGGAGCAAATATGGCTGCACATGTGTGTGCACGGGAGGCTCTTACTATTACCATTAGCTCTATTAGTCTCAAATGTAATCCCTGAGTACCTGATCGAGGTTGTTCAGTCAGAATCTGTTCCGCCAAGCTATGAATAAAGTGCCATGTTGGGCGgttctcaaaaaaaagaaaaaagaaatctcAAGGAAAGAGAAGGAACTTGTCTTTGCATAGGAGTGAATCAATCCAAAAACTGATCATAGTTATGAACAAAACTCTGTATGCCCAGCGACAACGATCAGGGTTCTTGGGCTAATGAGGCACCCAGGTTTGTTGACCACTTTGGCCTTCAGGGAAGAAGTTTGCTCAACTACATTGCGTATTTttcgcaacaacaacaaaaaaaaaacATTGCGTAGGACTAAAAAAATATCTGGTTGCTGTAAGAAAGACTTTCACATTCGCTGATATACATCACATTAAGATCGTCAAACGGCAACATAGCCCTAGGATGTACTTACAGTGGTCAGGATTCAGGCGCTAGTGACCAAGTTTGTTCACCTTCAGAGATAGAAAAGTTTGTTCACCTTCAGAGATGAAAAGTTTGTTCAGGTGGTACATTCTCACCCAGATAAAAGAGCAAGTTGTACATCCGAATACATCCCATTAAGAATTTGAGACCAATCATAAGATCTGAAGCGTACATCATGCTAATTAGAAGTTCACGACTAGATGGTACATACCATAGCACTATGACAAGGATAACCAGAACCAGGCTGGTTGATCAACATACTACTAACTAATAACTTAAGTTGCACAATAACATATCACTAGGATAAAGATGGGCAGAACCCAGGCTGGGTTGGTTGATCGCAAAGCTTCAGCAGAGCAAGACGAGAATCTGCACACCCCTCTGTTGATAAAGCTTCAGTAGAGCAAACCCTGCTGGATTGATCACACAGCTTCAGGAGGTCAAAACCATGTCGGGCGCCACTGGCCAGCATCATGTGCAGGTGCTGCAGTCTGAGACATCAATGGCGTGATCCTCTCATTTCGCATGTTGTACACACCAGAGTCACGAAATGGACTCGAAAAATACTTCGGATGGGGATAGTCACAAATGAAGTAGATGCAATCTTCTTCAGATCCGCTGCATTCTCTAGCAGGCATGGACTTGGAGCCATGCTGGCCAATAAAGAGAGCATGCCCACCCAACTCTTTGATCCTTCTCCATCGGCAAGGGTTGGAGTGGAAGTCTGCCTCAAGGACAACAAACCCACCAGTCTGCATATTTTCAAACACATAATCCCTAGAGAGAGGGCCTATGCGACGAATAAATCGTCTAACCATCAACAGTCTACCACCACATTCAACTAGATATAACCTGTATGTACACACTTCCTCTCTGGGAATGCATTCTGGTCCTCCACGACAGTCACCCAAAGACTCAATTACGCATTCGATCTTCGGCTTACTACCAAGGTTGTTATGAAACTTAAGGCTGAAGAGCTTGCCAAAGACAGACACCGCGTACAACTTTCCATCAAAGAAGGCAACATCAAATAGGTGCTGCAATGGCTTCCTATTGCCCTGTACCATGTAAGTGGCAATCGGTGGCTGGCTAATGCAAAGTGTACCATTGCCACCATCCTTGGTCAATGCCGCAATGAGGGAATCAGGTGATATGTCCAGGGCCGAGGGTGTGACCAACTTGTACAAAAGTTGCTTAGGATCAGATTCATAATGCGCCTCACGCCGCCAAACTGTGACCAGATTAGGAAACTCGAACGTGGTCTTGGAGAAAGGGTTCATCAACGTGCATGTGTCATCACTGCTCATGAGGAATAACTAGTTGTCGACAGAGCCACAGCAACTAGCATCATCTGGTACAGGCATGCGGTGAACCTCGCCTCCTGGGATGCTGAAGAAGGTACCATCAGGGAGGGTGAGCCACGGGAATGGGAGGGGAAGCTGTTGTAGCAGACCATTAGAGCACCATGGGTGACAGACTGCCCTCAGACGAACACGGTCAGCTAGGGAAGGGAGGCGCTTGAGGACAAGGCCCAGGAGTTTCGGCGGAAGATCTGACCAAGGTCTATACTGTGGAGCCACCATCACGCAAGTCTACAAGAGAAGAAATATGAGTCATAGTTAAAACAGAATAAAAACTGCAACTTGCGATGCTTATTGTACAATTCTAACAACAAAGGCCATCAACTCAGTATAATAAAAGAAGCTGAAGAAGTTCAGAGCATAATGAGAATATGAAGATGCGGCAGAAACCATCCATCCACCAGACAGAAAGAAAGTACTAGTAAAACTAAATCCACCATACCACCTAACCTTGCACTACGTATGCCTGCAGTAAGCAGTAAGTAGTAACTGCAACTAAACTTAGACAGTGCGCTTAGGCATTTTTCTTCAGAGAATGAGGAGCATGAACAAAAAAGAGAGTAAGGATCCTTTGACTGGCGTCTTATGACTAGAAATAACAACAGGAGCAGAGTATGACGAGCTATAAAATAATTTTGTTCTTGTGATGGCCCCACATCAGTGATCCTCCTAGTCGAAGTACACATGTCATTTCCATTTTTGTTTTAGACTAAAAAGGCTCACGGCATTCATATGTGATATGTGGTGTGTGTTGAAAAGGAAGTGTTGTGTTATTCAAGTACATGGCGAAGACGAAGCGCATCCCAGAAAAGTATATTACTGGATATCTTTTGTTTGTAGGGCAATTGTCGGATCAAATGAACTCCGTTGTCTCAACTAAAAGAAAACAAGTTTTCTTCGATGAGGTAAAGTGGCAATCTGTGCCACTCTGCTTCATGTAGAGCATGCTGAAACGGTGATAGGCCTGCACCGGACAGCCAAGTATATATTTCCTCACCATTTGTACCAGGCGGAATAGATAGATCTACTGAAAGGAACAAATTTTGGGTAGGTAAAGTAGTAATCTGCAAAACATGTgccatttcttttcttttctttcaggAACAGGGTGAAACAACGGGAGATGCGCGTCAGATAAAAACTGCACTACCACTGCACAGATGATAGATCTACTGAAAGAAAGAAACAATGTTGGTCAGGCGGAGCATCGATCTGCCCAACCAGCTCAAGTGCTAAAATCCTAGGTGTAGGTAGGCACTGTCACATCGCGGAGACGGAGGAGCTCACCGCTTACGAGTCTTGAGCGCCTAGTGGCCTGGCCTGGCCAgcgagagaggaagaggaggaggaggacggagccGGGCGCCGGCAGCTGGATCTGGAATTTCCCGCGAGGCTCACATCAGGATTCAGGAGGAGCTAGGGTTCGCAACCTAGCTGTGGGTGGGGAGGAGAAGGGGAACAGGATATGGCATGGAAAGCTAGGTGTTGGTTTTCTCTCACTTGATACGAAAGTGTGTTCATTTCTACacttttttttttctgtttgaaGAAATAGTTTAAAAAAATCACAAAGATGGCTCTGATATAATATGATAGACATCAAAACATTATAATAATTAATTGAGATTCTTGAACCGCGAGACGACCATTGCGACCACCATATGGAGCCCCTGATGTGTCATTATCGCAGCTCCCACTCCAGGGCCAAGGAGTTATACTCTTCAGTCGCCCAAGTGTTAGCCGCGGCGGTGGCAGTCTCTTCAGCAGCCTAGTTCTCGGCGGCCTCCTTGTCAGCTTCGAATTGCTGCTCATGGTGATGGTGAAGGCTGCGAATACGTAGTGGAAGTAGACGAACGAAGGCGAGCAATCCCATAGGAGACACCCCCAAAAACCTAAATTGCCTCTCTCCCATACAGGATCtcgagaggcggggtttcggaggtaTGCTCTCTGATCATTGGTGCCAGCAATAATAGAGAGTGGAACGACGGTGGCAGTGCACGTGGGGGCAGAGAAAATGTGATATGTTCTTCATTACGGCTAGGGTTAGCCTCCACCTTCAACATATAGCCTTGGCCGGGTGGTGAGATGTGGGCTGAACCCATGTTTGAGTCGATAATAGCCCATGATCTGACGTCTTAGATCATGACTCGTCTGCTAAAGACTTCTCCGTTCCTGCCAACAAAAAGTAAGCGCAAGCGTAGAAGTGACATAGGTCTGAGCTCGGCTTGGCTCATTCTCGAAACATGACGCGCGCGCATGCTGTGGCGAGGTGGGCAGCGAAGGAGGAATGTGCGGGAACCACTTCTCTTTTCAAGCTCCAATAGGATGTGGAAGAATAACCCTTGTAAAATGGTTCAACTCTTTCTTCAAATCttgggtgggactaaactttccactACTAGTCGCGTAACCCACATAGGCCCTTAAgagttttttagaaattgtttagATGGTTTAACAAAATCTGATGTACGAGGGGGACTACACCTATGTCAGGGTTAGTGCGAAAGGTAGATAAGGGCTTGACCTGTTTTTGTCCCCTTGAAAGTCACTGGTGAAGAaaggaacactagtagaaaaagggcctaatgtgaagcacattagtcccggtttgtaactgaaccgacactaatgtgatcattggtgccggttccaatggctaggcgggcgACACCCATTAGTACTGGTTCATGGCTAACCTTTAGTATcgcttcgtgccacgaaccggtactacagAGGCGGTGGCAGGCTGGTGGCAGGCTGCGGCccccaccagcacctttagtaccggttcataccACGAACCAGTACTATAGATGAACCGTTAGTTAATtttttttgctattgaagaatattatagctATGTTTAAGTGGATCATAAcaaaattagtcccacctcgccaagcgagagggaTTGGCAGCAgttttataagccctgagtgcagagacgaggaacgatgaaggagaggcgcaatgctcacctgcacgttgcttagcttcaggccttgaggCAACGTGTCGCTAAGCATCGCGACTCTCCTTCATTTTTAATAACTAATTTTAACTCTGGACTTTTTTGGTTCATTATGCACCATTTAAAGGCACATCATCAATGTTCAACTcttttctgccttcatttgctatcaTTTACGGAAAAGGTTCAACTCCGGACTTAATTTTCAgctcatttactgattttttttaactaaatgaccctgaaattgaaatgcactacaaatgaactctgaaaaagttgaaagttggcatggtatcatcattccacccatatagcatgtgcaaaaaagtatagagggctacggtaaaaactggatgcacttcgtgtacaaaatggacaatctcttacgaagtatcaggatttcggacgaaaactcatatgtt from Triticum aestivum cultivar Chinese Spring chromosome 4A, IWGSC CS RefSeq v2.1, whole genome shotgun sequence harbors:
- the LOC123088029 gene encoding uncharacterized protein codes for the protein MSSDDTCTLMNPFSKTTFEFPNLVTVWRREAHYESDPKQLLYKLVTPSALDISPDSLIAALTKDGGNGTLCISQPPIATYMVQGNRKPLQHLFDVAFFDGKLYAVSVFGKLFSLKFHNNLGSKPKIECVIESLGDCRGGPECIPREEVCTYRLYLVECGGRLLMVRRFIRRIGPLSRDYVFENMQTGGFVVLEADFHSNPCRWRRIKELGGHALFIGQHGSKSMPARECSGSEEDCIYFICDYPHPKYFSSPFRDSGVYNMRNERITPLMSQTAAPAHDAGQWRPTWF